CATTACATCACATCGAACTGGGAGAACTTTACCGATCATGGCATCGCTATCCACAAATACCAAACCAAGGAAGGGGATATTTCCGGCGGTTCGATCGTGATTGATAACGACAATCTGTGCGGGTACGGCGCGGGTGCCTGGCTAGCGTATGTCACCAGCTACGGCGCCGGGATTCAGACCACGAATCTCTGGTATTCCACCGATAACGGATACACCTTTTCTCCCTCCGAATCCAATCCGGTGCAGCCGAATTCGCTTAAGAAAACGGATTACCGCGATCCTTTCGCCTTTATCCATAACAACCACGTTTATCTCTATCTGGCTGAAGAGAACGAATTCGGGGTTTATCGATCCGCGAACGGCAAAGCGCCGTTCGATTACCTCGGCAGCGTTCCGATAGAATATATGGGCATGGTTGAATGCCCGGCAATAACGACGCTGCATTGCACCGATCTCAAGATGGACAAAGCGGTGCTGGTGTTCGGCGGCAACGGCGGCGGACTCGAAACCAGCGGAACGTTCCTGCATGTCGGCACACTCGATGACAACATGCTTTTTCATGCGATCGAAACACCGACGCCGCTTGCACTTGACCTCGGCGCCGATTTTTACGGTGCCCATATCGGCTACCAGACGGAAGGCGCTTACGACAATCTGCACTGTCTGGCATGGGTATCCAACTGGGGCTATTGGCAATATACGGCGGCACCGCCCGCCGTCGACAGAAACGGCATCATCGGTTGCGCCAGCATGCCGCGCAAGGTGACATTGCGGTATCTCGACAACCGTTATCGTCTTGAAACCGAACCAGCCTGCGATATGCCGCTCGGAACATTGATGACCACGAAAACGGCGACGAGCGCCGGCAGCTACGCACTTGATTCATTCAGCAACGGCTGCGGCCGTTTGCGCATCACGCTGGAGGATAATAACGCCGAAAATCTGACGCTCACCCTCGGCAACGATAAGTGGCGGATTTCACTGGCGATGGTTTGCGCCACGGGTGTCTGCACCGTCACCCGATGGTCGGTCTTATTGGAAAATAACCCCCCCTTCCTCAAACCTCACCGGATGACGTTGCCTACCACGCCAACCAGGTGGGATGTGTTGATTGATCGACAGGTGGTGGAGATTTTTTTCGACACCGGCACATCAGCCACTTTCGCCACCTTCAGCGACGGCGGCGCGATAAACGTCGTTTTCGATGTCGCGTGATCTATCGCTGAGTGCGCGAATTCCTCACTCAGCGCCACTCAACGTTAATCCCGGTAGGCGATTGGCGCAGCCTATCGGGACATGGCCCGTACTCGGCGGCTGCGGCATACATGCAATCCGTCAGCGTGGCATGTGGAAAACCTAGCCCAAATCGCAAACGAAACAGCCCTGGTGAGATGGCCTTTTAAGGGAAACGGGCCTTGCCGGACGTTAACACCATCGGGCTTTTTCGACATCAATCACAAACCGGAGTGACAATGAAATACAGAAATCGACGGTCGCTATTATGTAAGACGATGATAGCAATGACCATCCTGTTCGGCGGCGTGCAGCACGGGTGGGCGAAACCTTTGCCTGCTGACACCTTTATTCCCAGCATCAGAAAAGACAGAGTCGACCCGCCGGCGCAGGGGCTATGGCTTTCGCCGGGCTATGGCAGATTGTTCGACTTCAGAAATAATGCGGTTACTGTCTACAATTACGCCAAAGGCGCGTGCTGGCGCGACTCCGGCTATGTGAACGCGCCATCGCTGAACAGTCTGATTCCTTTTTACTCTACGGCAGAGTCATCGCGGTCGAGGGTATTCGCCTCGGCGCCCGAGGGTACGCAATACCACGTCAGATCGGTCACCGCCATCCCGTCCGTTTGCGCCCAAACGATAAACCGCACCGCGCCGGGCTATATTTTCAACGCCATCACTGCATCGTTGATCGATTTCTATCCCTTTGAGAAAGAACACAATGTCGATTGGGCGTCGCGCAAAAAAGAATGGCAGGCGCGCGCGATGGCCGCACGTTCAGACCGCGAGTTACAGGCGATTTTGACGGAACTTTTTCGCGGCGTGGAGGACTTGCATACCAGCATCTCCGGCACGTTGAATGCCCGTCCGTTCAGTATCAGGGGATTTCGCGGCGACGATTTCCGATGGTTGCAGACGGTGTTCGCGCGGCAGAATCAGGAAACACTTTTCCTGAGTTGGTTTATGCGCTCGTGGATGCCAAAAGAGCTTGAGCAGGCATCGGCGGCGCTGTTGCCGGGCACAAGGCGGCAGGCGCTCAACAACGGATTAGTCTGGGGGAGACTGCAAGGCAATATCGGCTATCTCGCCATCAACAGAATGGGCGGATTCTCAGACGACGGCGATCTTGCCGCCGACCGAGCCCTGCTCGGCCCCGCGTTGGATCGGGCGCTCACCGATCTCAAGAACTCGCCCGCGCTGGTAGTGGATATTTCGCACAATTTAGGCGGTTACGATGAAATCTCAGCCGATATCGCCTCACGTTTTGCCGACAAACATCGGCCAGCGTATTACAAACGGGCTTTCCGCAATGGCGAAGAACAGCCGTTCGCGACAACCCCTCATCGCGGCGTTCGTTACCTCAAACCCATCTCTCTGCTCACCAGCGAACTCACCGCCAGCGCAGCGGAAGTCTTCACTATGCGAATGCGTGAATTTCCGCATGTCACTCAGGTGGGTGAAACTACGCAAGGCGTTTTTTCAGACTCAACGGAAAAAAGCCTGCCCAACGGGTGGACGCTGTCCATGTCTACAGAAATTTATCGCGACTCCCGCGGGAAGAACCATGAAGGCGTGGGTATGGTGCCGGATATCCGCTATCCGGTCGTTTGGGCCGATCATGCCGCCGACGGATATCGCAAAGCCATCCTGAATGCGGCTGAGCTCGCGGCGAAGTAATCCCGCAGCCAGTTCCTCTCGTACTCAGCGACCGTGTCGACATCAGCGCTAATTAACCCTCGGTTAGCGCTGACTTAACCCTCGGTTTAAGATCGCTGAACTCACGGCTCCCGACAGTAGTTTACCGAACAGGCAGGCCAACCCCCTCAGATTTTCAATCCCGCTTCCCTGCCCTGACCACGGCTGATGCCCTGATCGCGGGAAGGCCAGATCGCTTCGGCCGTTTGTTCAACGCTTCAGCAATCAAGCGCTCGCCCTTCGGCCAGTGTCGCGTCAGCGCATTTGCTAATGTAGCTGAAGCTAACCTACGGTGTGAATCATGCTTCCCGGACGTCTTGAATCCGCGCGGTTAAACGCGCATCTTACTCAGCAAAAACGGGGGACGCCGGCGGGTTTTGAAGAGGAAACCGCGCAGTACGAAAACGGGATACATCGCCCGGCATTTGAATGATGTGCGCCTTTGCCCGCGTTCTTAACGTCCCCGAAAGCCATTTTTATCCCCTTGATGACGACTTTGCGGAAATCATCCTGAAATTGTACGACGGTGACGTCGTTCAGTGGAAAAAGGGATAACCCGCTCATTGCAAACTAAATTCACGTAAAAACGGTATGCCCACGCCGGGCGGTATCCGACCGTCAGCCATCGCTTTCAGCGCGTTTTCAAGTAGGCTGATTTTGCAATACCCTAATCGACCTCACCGGCACCGTTCGCCTCTCAGCGTTCCAGCATATCCGCCCACGGCCGCATCCTGCGCCGCCGCTGTTCCACATACCGCGCATAATTGTAGGCCGTGCTGTGAACGGCTTTTAATATTCGCGGGAGAAGTCCACTTCGCCCCGTAATGCGCCGCCTTCATGAAAACGCGCCAGATTATGCAGGAATAAACGCCCCATCAGGGTTGGCACCATCGGGCCGGCAATATGGCCGGTAAGCGTCAGCTTTGGCTCATCCCAGAACGGATGCGCCGCGGGTAATGGCTCCTGGCGAAACACATCCAGGACCGCCCCCGCGATCTGTTTTGCCCGCAACGCAGCCAGCAGATCCCCATCCACCACCGCGGTTCCCCGTCCCACATTGATAAACAAGGCCGACGACTTCATGGCGGCAAACACGTCGGCGTGAAAGATGTCGGTCGTTGCGGTGGTATCGGGCAGAATATTGATTACGGAGTCCGCATCCCGCACCGCCGTTTCCAGCTCGCCCATTCCCATGACCCGCCGAAAATGCGGCAGGGCTCTGGGCGTATTCACAATCCCGTCAAGTGCAACCCCGAAAGGTTTCAGAAAATCGGCAACCTCACACCCAATCTCACCCGCACCGACAATCAGTACATTTTTGCCTGCCAGCGATCCGGGCAAACGGTGATTCCACTCATGCTGCCGTTGACTGACCTGACGCTCGCCCAGCCGTAGCTCATGCCTGAGCATATGGGCCATCACATATTCGGCAATCGGTTGACCAAAAACGCCTACCGCACGGCTCAGGCGATAATCCCGCGGTAACTTGTCGGCCAACAATGGCTTGAATCCGGCCCAGGTAGATTGCAGCCATTTCGGTTTGACCCCCTGAGCCAGCAGGCCAGCCGCCGCATCGGGTTCACCAAGCCAGATCGAACAGTCGCCAGCTTGGGTCGCGGTTCCATCCGACAACACCAGATCCAGTTCCGGCGCTTCATCATGCAGCACAGCGCGGATTTCATCAGCGCGAAGATCCAGCAGAAGGATCGCGGTCATAAACAAGCTCCTTACGCAAAATACACACAGGACGTCAATACAGAGAAGCATAACACCGCTTCCGGCTCAGGCATTTCATCCTCGCTCCGCGGCCCAGGGTGCTAAACGCGCTCCCCCGGCACATCGACGGCAGTAGAAATTTGTAAAACGAAAATGCGGAAATGAATATCAAACTGGAGAACATATTTTTATTTCGCCAGAAATGTTGTCCACAACAAATATAACGCCCGAAATAATAAATGTTGAAACAATTTCAATGATCTGATTAAATTTAATTACAAAACAACATAGATTAATAAAAAAACGACTCACTTGACATTTTTATGACGGGGATGGGTTTAGGTTTAAATAATGAGCCATCTAATAAATAGCCGAGCTGCTCGGGCTGTAATGATAAAGGTTCGCGTTAGGTAAATAGGACATAGCCGTATTCCAAGGATAATTAATTTTTTAATATCATAGGGATATATTGCCATGTTAACTAAAGCAGAACGACCCCGTGAGCCCAGGATAGTCTTTTATTCCCATGACACGATGGGATTAGGTCACGTAAGAAGAAATATGCTACTTGCTCAGGCGGTGGCAAATATATGGTCTGACGCGGCGATCCTGTTAACGACTGGCGTACGTGAAGCCGGGCAATTCCCTCTGCCCAAAGGCGCGGATGTCGTGACGCTGCCAACTTACCTGAAAACGGCTGACGGGCGCTATCTGCCCAGGACATTGGGTAAGGATATCAACCATTTGGTCACCCTTCGCTCGAACATCCTTCATGCTGCCATTAACGCGTTCGAACCGGATATCGTCGTGGTGGATAACGTTCCGCGCGGCGCTATGTCGGAACTCGACTCCATTTTGCCGGTGCTGGCGGCAAAAGGCACAGACGTGGTGCTTGGCCTGCGGGATATTATTGATCATCCCGAGGTCGTTCAGCGCCAATGGGCAAAGCTGGGAAACGCCGCGGCCATTCGGAACTATTTTACTCAGGTGTGGATTTACGGAGATGCCAACTTTTACGATCTCCCGCGGCAATACGGGTTTGATGCCGAACTGACAAAGAAAATCACCTTTGTCGGTTATCTGGATGCCGCAAAGCGGCGTCGGAAAACGGTATCCGCTGAACGCCCCTGCCAACTCGACGCTCCCTATGTCTTGTGCATGGTGGGAGGAGGACAAGACGGCTTTGCGCTGGCGAAAGCCTTTGTCCATGCGCAGTTACCCGCAGGCCGCCACGGGGTACTGATTACCGGCTCCATGATGCCCGACGAGGAGCGCGGTCAACTGCACCATTGGGTCAGGCAGCGCGATGATATGACGATGGCGGAATTTGTGGCGGAACCTCTGGAACTGATACGCCAGGCGGAGCGCATCGTATCAATGGGAGGATACAACACTGTTACCGAGATACTGGCCCTTCAGAAAACGGCGTTGATCATACCCCGCGTCTCACCGCGTCAGGAACAGTGGATACGGGCGACAAAGCTGGCTGAACACAATCTGGTGACCTGTCTGGCCCCTGAACAATTAAGTCCTGCGTTTATTCAGCACTGGCTGGCTCAGCCTCAGACCTTCGCCAACCCGCGGGAGGTCCTGGATTTTCAGGGGTTAGAGCATGTTGCTACGCAGGTTGACGGCGTTTTACGCAACAAAATACGCAACGGAGTCTTAATCTGATGGACAATGGCGCGCCGTCACCCCGTCAAACGGTCTATGTCGGCTATGTATTGAAACGTTATCCGCGATTTTCAGAAACATTTGTCGTTAATGAGATCCTGGCTCACGAACGCGCGGGCATGAAAGTTGATATTTTTGCTTTAGGCCCGGTGAGCGAAACGCATTTTCAGGACGGTATCGCCCGCGTGAAAGCGCCCGTCACACGTTATAAGGACAGACAATACGATCCGGAAATCTTTTGGCAATTGCTGCAAACCGCACGTGAGCGACTGCCCGATTTCGACAAGAGGATGACCCAGGTGCAGTGGGGATCGCCTCATTCGTTTGCACAAGCGATTAAGCTCGCGTTGGATGTGCAAGCCCGCGGCATTCAACATCTTCATGCGCATTTCGGCACGCTCGCCACCACCGTGGCGCGTCTGGCGGCGATTTTCAGCGGCGTGACGTATTCGTTTACTGCGCATGCCAAAGATATCTACTACTGCTACGGCGAGCCAACCGAACTGGATATCAAACTGCGTGATGCCGCTTGCGTCGTCACCGTATCGGATTATAACCTCGCCTATTTGCGCAAAAAATACGGCGCCTGCGCCGAGCGGCTGGTGCGTTTGTACAATGGGGTGGATCTGCAACAATTTCCGTATTCACCGCCCGCACAGCACTCAAAGGAAATTCTGGCGGTAGGGCGATTAGTCAGGAAAAAGGGATTTGATGTACTGATTGAAGCCGTCTCGCTGCTGAAACAGCGGGGTCTGGATTTTCACTGTACCCTGATAGGCAACGGCGACTTATTTGCCCCCCTGCAACGTCAGATCGACACCTTAAAGCTGCATGACCGTATGACGCTGGCGGGCTCAAAACCACAGCAGGAAGTCATTGCCGAGATGCGGCAAGCCGCGATGTTGGTCGCCCCGTGCGTAATCAGCGATGATGGCGACCGGGATGGCCTGCCCACTGTTTTACTGGAAGCGATGGCGTTGGGAACGCCCGTGGTTTCAACCACCGTCGCCGGTATTCCCGAAGTGGTGATAAACCAGAAAACGGGATTGTGCATTCCCCCTCAGAACCCCCATGCGTTAGCGGACGCGATCGCCTGTCTGCTCAACGATGCGGATCAGCGGTTCAGTTTGTCTCACCACGCGCGCGCACTGATAAGCGCGGAGTACGATATCAATCGGAATGCCAGCCGGTTACGCGACATGTTCTCTGCCAGCGTAAGGCCATGATCGTTAACAGGTACTCAAAAGGAATCATCATATGCGTATTGCGTATATCTGTACTGATCCGGGTATCCCTGTTTTTGGCTGTAAAGGCGCTTCAATCCATATTCAGGAAGTGCTGCGCAGCCTGCTGAAAACAGGCGCGGATATCACCCTGTTCGCACAGCGGACCGGCGGAGAACCGCCGGCGGAACTGGCTGGCGTTCATCTGCACCGGTTACCCGCATTGCCTGACGACACCCCTGAGGTACGCGCTCAGGCGGCGTTAGCCGCAAACCACCATCTGCAACAGGCTTTAATGCGTTATCCCCGTTTTGATGTGGTTTATGAACGTTACGCCCTGTGGAGCGCCGCGGGAATGGCCTATGCCAGACAGACCGGCTGCAAGGGGATACTGGAAGTCAACGCCCCGTTGATTGAAGAACAAAAACGGTATCGGGTATTACCGCTGGAGGCAGAAGCCCTGCGCATCCTGCGTTCAGTGTTAACTCATGCCGCCACGATTGTGGCGGTTTCTCCGGGCGTGAAAGCCTATTTAACGCAGTTTCCCCAGGCAAGGCAGCGAGTTTATGTGGTGCCCAATGGGGTTGATCCCCTGCGCTTTAGTCAGGCGATTAGCATCAGACAGGCACGCCTGACGCACGGCCCGCCACGCGACAGTACGATCGGTTTTTTAGGCAGCTTAAAACCGTGGCATGGCGTAGAGACACTGATTGATGCGTTTGCGTTATTACATCTACGGGGCAACCCGGTACGTCTGTTGATCGTGGGCGACGGCCCGCAACACGCGTCACTCTCTGACAGGGTCGCGCGGCTGGGTCTATCCGACAGGGTTCACTTCACCGGCGCGTTGCCCCATACGGAGATTCCAGCCCGGCTAGCAGAAATGGATATCGCCGTCGCCCCCTACCCCGCCCTGCCAGATTTTTATTTTTCGCCGCTCAAGATTTATGAATATATGGCCGCGGGATTACCCGTTATCGCCACCCGGGTCGGGCATCTGGCCAGTGTCGTCGAAGAGGGAAAAACCGGTTTGCTGGCCGCGCCGGATAACCCGCTTGCGCTGTGCCATACCCTGGAAAAGCTGGTCGTCAACCGCACGCTGTGTTGTCAACTGGGCGAAAACGGGCACCGGGCCATCATCGCTAATCAGAGCTGGGATGCGGTCGTACAACGGATTTTCCGCCTTGCCAATAGCATTTTACCGGAGGGACAAGCATGAAACTGCGCCCCTGGCGCGCGGTCACGCGTCAATTCTGGCCCTATATCCGGGTTCATTATCCGCTCATCAGCGGGGCATTGGCCGCCCTGCTGCTTTCAACCGGCATGCGCCTGCTTGAACCCTGGCCATTGGCGTTTGTCATCGACCATATTTTATCCCCCAATAAAAACCGTGCGCACTGGCTTAACGCCTGGGATGTATCAACGCTTTTAATGGTAAGCGTTGTCAGCGTGATCCTGATTGCCGCGCTGCAAGCGGCCATGAGTTATCTCAGTACTATCGGGCTGGCGCTGGCGGGAAGCCGCGTACTCAGTGCGGTGCGCAGTGACCTGTTTGCGCATTTACAGCGCCTGTCGTTGAACTTTCACTATAGGGTGAAAACGGGCGATCTCGCCATGCGCTTAACCAGCGATATCGGTATGCTGCGTGAAACCACGATTACCGCGCTGATGCCCATGCTGGTGAATATCCTGATCCTGGGCGGAATGCTGAGCATTATGCTGTACCTCAATTGGCAACTGACGCTGTGCGCGCTGCTGCCGATACCGTGGTTAATCTGGCACACCCGCCGAACCAGCCGGAAGATCCACGATACCAGCCGCAGACAGCGTAAATGCGAAGGCATCCTGGCGGCGAATGTCACCGAGTTTATGGGGGCGATCAGCACCGTACAGGCGCTCTCTTTGGAAACCGAAACCATCAAGCGTTTTCAGGGCGATGACGCCAACAGCCTGCAACAAAACGTACGCTCGAAACGGTTAACCGCCGGTCTGGAGCGCAGCGTTGACCTGATTATCGCCTTTGCCACCGCGCTGGTGTTATGGCAAGGGGCGCTGGCGGTATTAAATGACCGAATGTCAGTGGGTGAATTGGTGATCTTCTTCTCTTATTTAAAGAATTCATTCCGGCCGATACGTGAATACGCAAAATATACCGGCCGCCTCTCCAAAGCGCTGGCCGCCGGGGAGCGCATCGTCGACCTGTTTCAACGGCAGCCCGATATCACCAATCGTCCCAATGCTATCGCGTTGAACAAGGTGATCGATGAAATTTGCTTTGACCAGGTCGGCTTTCACTATGGGCGCGATGATCGCCAGCACCGGATATTGGATCACACCACGTTCTCGCTACAGACGGGAGAATCCGTCGCCATTACCGGCGTGTCCGGCGTGGGAAAATCAACAATCGCACGTCTGTTATTACGGTTGTATGACCCTCATGACGGACGCATCATGGTCAACGGGCGGGATATTCGTGATTACACCCTGGAGAGCCTGCGTCAACAAATTGGTTTTGTGCCGCAGGAGAGCCTGCTGTTCGGGCTCTCTATTCGTGAAAATATTGCGCTGGCCGTTCCGGGAGAAGTGACCGATACGCAAATTACCGATGCGGCGAAACTGGCCAATGCCCATGAGTTTATTACCGCGCAACCCCAGGGGTACGACACCATTTTGAGCGAACGCGGGCAATCCTTATCGGGCGGGCAGCAAAAGCGTCTTTCCATCGCCCGCGCGGCGATCCGCAATAGCCCGATTCTGATTCTGGACGAACCCAGCACCGGGCTGGACAGTGAGAATGAGCAGGCCGTTATCGAGGCGCTGGTGCGGCTGATGCAGCATCGTACCAGCTTGTTGATCACCCATAATCTTGCGTTCGCGGCACTGACGGACAAAATCCTCTTCATTGAGAACGGTTGCGTTATGGAGCAAGGCAGCCACGACGCATTACTCGCCCGTCAGGGACGCTATGCGGAGTTATGGCATCTGCAAGGCCTGGGCCGGGCATAAGGATTGCGTGATGTTACAGGATGCGGATATCGCTATGATTCAGACCGATACGGCGCTTCCCGGCCTGAGATTACTGCTGGACACGCAAGCGTTGCTGGAGACGCTGCGCCGCCTGCCGCGCTTCGCCGACACGCGATCCCTGACCGTGACCTATTTGCGCTATAAACCACGAACCAGTTGCGTGGCGGGGCTGACGCTGGTTTCCGCGTCGGGAGAACAGGGTCATTACTATGCTAAGGCGCTGACAACCGAACGTTTTATGCAAACCTGGCATCGCCGCCGCTATCAGACACTGGTGTCGACGGAAGATCCCTATGCGCCCGCCGCGCTCGCCGCCTTTTCCCTGATACTGTTTCACCCGCTGAACGATCCTGTTTTCAGCCATCTCCGGCCACTTTATCTACAATCAGCAGCCAATGCGCTGTGCGGTCTTTGGCCGTTCGCGCAAAGCGCTATCCTAACCTGGCAGCTATTGCGCTATAAGCCTGAGCGACGTTTCGTCGCGGCGCTGAACACCCCTGAAGGCCGCCATGCGGTATTGCGCTGCTGTCACAGCGAAACATTTGGCGCCATGCTAGCCGGCGCATCGCTGGGCGAAGCGTTGGGACATACCCGCATGCTGGGTCACGATGTCGGGCATCGCCTTCTGCTTACCCAGTGGCAGGCAGGCGACATTCTCTGTCCCGAACAGCATGCGCAATGGCGTCCGGGCGATCTCGGCCCGGTTGGGGAAACGCTGGCCACAACACATCAAACCGCATTAACCCTGTCCACGCGGCGCACGCTACAGGATGAAATACAGGCGTTGTGGAATGTCCTCAATACCTTGTCATTTATTTACCCGGCGGGAGAAGCGAGGTTTCGTCAGTTGACGCAACGGATCGCACAGGCGCTGCTGCCGGGGAAATCAGCGCCGGCGCTAATTCATGGCGATTTTTCGCTGGATCAGGTTGTCCATGTGGCCGATCGGACCCTGTGTTTTTTAGACTGGGATCACGCGGCTTACGGCGATCCGCTGACCGATCTCGCCAGCTTGCAGGCGCGTCTTGAGTTACAGGCGATCGAACAGGTGGTGACGCACGCTCAGGCAGATCTTGCCGTCTCCTGTTTTTTATCGGGTTACACGGCGCGGGCCGCGCCTGACGTCCGGCAATCCTTGTCGCAATTAACCTGGCATGTCGCGGCCAAACTGCTCTGTTTAGCCACCGAACCGTTCCGCAAACGCGCCCCTCATTGGCCTGAACAGATTGAAGCCCTGCTAACCCGTGCGGCGCACTATGTGGCGCAGGCGCAAACATCCACTCTCCATATCCCCACCGATCGGCTGCTGACATTAACGGACCCGTCCGCCATCGAAAAACCCATGCGACAGGCGCTGTCGCTGCCTGAAAGCGCGCAATGGGTGAAAGCGGAGGTGATCCGCCATAAGCTCGGACGCCGAGCGTTAATCGCCTATCAGTGGTCGTTGCCGGGACAAACGGCGCCGATGACCGTATTGGGTAAATATCGGGCAAAAGGCGTGGATCACGCGGCTTTTAACAAACAGCGCGCTTTATGGCAGAACGGGTTTAACGCATCGTCATGGGTATCCGTACCGGAACCGTTAGCGCTGATGGAAGCGGAACAATTGTGGCTACAGCGTAAAATCAGCGCACGTTTATTGACCGAGTTGTTGCACCCGGCCAGCCATGATTTATCGATATTAGGAAACCGCGTCGCGATGGCGCTGGCGGCCTTGCATCAGAGCCAGGCGCTACGCGCGTTATCGGCGGCTAAACAGTGGCGCTTATCAGATGAAGTAGCGGTACTGCGACAACGGCTGAATCAGGCGGCGGCGTTGCGCCCCCGGTGGTCGGCGCGTATTAAGCAGGTGCTGGCCGGCTGCGAACAACTGGCGGCCTCCCTGATCCCCTCGGAATCAACGGTGATCCACCGTGATTTTTATCCTGATCAAGTCATGATCTATGCAGAGCCGCCATTTAAAGTAGCATTGCTCGATTTTGACTTGTGCTGCATCGGCTGCCCCGCTATCGATGCAGGGAATTACATCGCACATGTTCAGGAACTCGCGTTGCGTCAATTCGGCGATATTCAGGCGCTGGCCGCCCATGAGTCAGCCTTTCTTCAGGCTTTTCTGGCCCGCTCGCCGACCGTCGCCGCAGAAGAGATTCAGGCGCTG
This is a stretch of genomic DNA from Brenneria rubrifaciens. It encodes these proteins:
- a CDS encoding glycosyltransferase is translated as MDNGAPSPRQTVYVGYVLKRYPRFSETFVVNEILAHERAGMKVDIFALGPVSETHFQDGIARVKAPVTRYKDRQYDPEIFWQLLQTARERLPDFDKRMTQVQWGSPHSFAQAIKLALDVQARGIQHLHAHFGTLATTVARLAAIFSGVTYSFTAHAKDIYYCYGEPTELDIKLRDAACVVTVSDYNLAYLRKKYGACAERLVRLYNGVDLQQFPYSPPAQHSKEILAVGRLVRKKGFDVLIEAVSLLKQRGLDFHCTLIGNGDLFAPLQRQIDTLKLHDRMTLAGSKPQQEVIAEMRQAAMLVAPCVISDDGDRDGLPTVLLEAMALGTPVVSTTVAGIPEVVINQKTGLCIPPQNPHALADAIACLLNDADQRFSLSHHARALISAEYDINRNASRLRDMFSASVRP
- a CDS encoding S41 family peptidase; the encoded protein is MKYRNRRSLLCKTMIAMTILFGGVQHGWAKPLPADTFIPSIRKDRVDPPAQGLWLSPGYGRLFDFRNNAVTVYNYAKGACWRDSGYVNAPSLNSLIPFYSTAESSRSRVFASAPEGTQYHVRSVTAIPSVCAQTINRTAPGYIFNAITASLIDFYPFEKEHNVDWASRKKEWQARAMAARSDRELQAILTELFRGVEDLHTSISGTLNARPFSIRGFRGDDFRWLQTVFARQNQETLFLSWFMRSWMPKELEQASAALLPGTRRQALNNGLVWGRLQGNIGYLAINRMGGFSDDGDLAADRALLGPALDRALTDLKNSPALVVDISHNLGGYDEISADIASRFADKHRPAYYKRAFRNGEEQPFATTPHRGVRYLKPISLLTSELTASAAEVFTMRMREFPHVTQVGETTQGVFSDSTEKSLPNGWTLSMSTEIYRDSRGKNHEGVGMVPDIRYPVVWADHAADGYRKAILNAAELAAK
- a CDS encoding glycosyltransferase family 4 protein — translated: MRIAYICTDPGIPVFGCKGASIHIQEVLRSLLKTGADITLFAQRTGGEPPAELAGVHLHRLPALPDDTPEVRAQAALAANHHLQQALMRYPRFDVVYERYALWSAAGMAYARQTGCKGILEVNAPLIEEQKRYRVLPLEAEALRILRSVLTHAATIVAVSPGVKAYLTQFPQARQRVYVVPNGVDPLRFSQAISIRQARLTHGPPRDSTIGFLGSLKPWHGVETLIDAFALLHLRGNPVRLLIVGDGPQHASLSDRVARLGLSDRVHFTGALPHTEIPARLAEMDIAVAPYPALPDFYFSPLKIYEYMAAGLPVIATRVGHLASVVEEGKTGLLAAPDNPLALCHTLEKLVVNRTLCCQLGENGHRAIIANQSWDAVVQRIFRLANSILPEGQA
- a CDS encoding D-2-hydroxyacid dehydrogenase → MTAILLLDLRADEIRAVLHDEAPELDLVLSDGTATQAGDCSIWLGEPDAAAGLLAQGVKPKWLQSTWAGFKPLLADKLPRDYRLSRAVGVFGQPIAEYVMAHMLRHELRLGERQVSQRQHEWNHRLPGSLAGKNVLIVGAGEIGCEVADFLKPFGVALDGIVNTPRALPHFRRVMGMGELETAVRDADSVINILPDTTATTDIFHADVFAAMKSSALFINVGRGTAVVDGDLLAALRAKQIAGAVLDVFRQEPLPAAHPFWDEPKLTLTGHIAGPMVPTLMGRLFLHNLARFHEGGALRGEVDFSREY
- a CDS encoding glycoside hydrolase family 32 protein; translation: MNMTLEQYAYNASFHLTSPEPGFMNDIQTLFYDENQRSWNGYYLWNGDFSWGGNGSSWRHYITSNWENFTDHGIAIHKYQTKEGDISGGSIVIDNDNLCGYGAGAWLAYVTSYGAGIQTTNLWYSTDNGYTFSPSESNPVQPNSLKKTDYRDPFAFIHNNHVYLYLAEENEFGVYRSANGKAPFDYLGSVPIEYMGMVECPAITTLHCTDLKMDKAVLVFGGNGGGLETSGTFLHVGTLDDNMLFHAIETPTPLALDLGADFYGAHIGYQTEGAYDNLHCLAWVSNWGYWQYTAAPPAVDRNGIIGCASMPRKVTLRYLDNRYRLETEPACDMPLGTLMTTKTATSAGSYALDSFSNGCGRLRITLEDNNAENLTLTLGNDKWRISLAMVCATGVCTVTRWSVLLENNPPFLKPHRMTLPTTPTRWDVLIDRQVVEIFFDTGTSATFATFSDGGAINVVFDVA
- a CDS encoding glycosyltransferase family protein, giving the protein MLLAQAVANIWSDAAILLTTGVREAGQFPLPKGADVVTLPTYLKTADGRYLPRTLGKDINHLVTLRSNILHAAINAFEPDIVVVDNVPRGAMSELDSILPVLAAKGTDVVLGLRDIIDHPEVVQRQWAKLGNAAAIRNYFTQVWIYGDANFYDLPRQYGFDAELTKKITFVGYLDAAKRRRKTVSAERPCQLDAPYVLCMVGGGQDGFALAKAFVHAQLPAGRHGVLITGSMMPDEERGQLHHWVRQRDDMTMAEFVAEPLELIRQAERIVSMGGYNTVTEILALQKTALIIPRVSPRQEQWIRATKLAEHNLVTCLAPEQLSPAFIQHWLAQPQTFANPREVLDFQGLEHVATQVDGVLRNKIRNGVLI